The following are encoded together in the Hemicordylus capensis ecotype Gifberg chromosome 4, rHemCap1.1.pri, whole genome shotgun sequence genome:
- the LOC128322973 gene encoding glutathione S-transferase Mu 4-like codes for MTMILGYWDIRGLAHSIRLLLEYTGTPYEEKLYRFGEAPDYDRSQWTSEKEKLGLDFPNLPYLIDGKTKFTQSNAILRYIARKHKMCGETEEEIIRVDMLENQVMDFSMSLAMVCYDPDFEKLKPGYLEQLPAKLKQFSQFLGERKWFVGDKITYVDFLTYDVLDINRTFEPKCLNQFKNLQDFLARFEALEKISAYMNSSHFIKTPIYTRIAKWGNKKE; via the exons ATGACGATGATTTTGGGCTACTGGGATATTAGAGGG CTTGCTCACAGCATCCGATTACTACTGGAATATACAGGGACACCTTATGAAGAGAAGCTCTACAGATTTGGTGAAG CTCCTGACTATGATAGGAGCCAATGGACCAGTGAAAAGGAGAAGTTGGGACTGGATTTCCCTAAT cttccttaCCTAATTGATGGCAAGACcaagtttacacagagtaatgcCATTCTCCGGTACATTGCACGCAAGCACAAGATGT GTGGAGAGACTGAGGAGGAGATTATCAGAGTGGATATGCTAGAGAATCAGGTGATGGACTTCTCCATGAGCCTTGCGATGGTCTGCTACGATCCTGATTTT GAGAAACTAAAGCCGGGGTACCTGGAGCAGCTACCAGCAAAGCTGAAACAGTTCTCCCAGTTCttaggggagagaaagtggtttgTTGGGGACAAG ATCACATATGTCGACTTCCTCACGTACGATGTCCTCGACATAAACCGCACGTTTGAACCGAAGTGTCTCAATCAGTTCAAGAATCTCCAGGATTTCCTTGCCCGCTTTGAG GCCTTGGAGAAGATTTCTGCCTACATGAATTCCAGCCACTTCATTAAGACTCCCATCTACACTAGAATCGCCAAGTGGGGCAATAAAAAAGAGTAG